In Babesia bovis T2Bo chromosome 3, whole genome shotgun sequence, the genomic window TGAAAGATCCACTTAATACGCCTACATTAACTGATATGTTATGTTTTTTGTCATTAGACTCTGCATTTTCATTTGCCGtattttccatttcatcCATTTGTAAAATCTTTCCGCCCATTGTAATGCGAGATATAACATGTGTACCATAGTTCATGAAAAACTTCTTCCATAGTTCACAATAATTTTTACATTCAGCATCTGAAAGATATTTTTCTTGTGTATCACATTTTTCTTTGTCAGGGTAAGATTCGATTTCTTTTGTCGCATTTTCAAATGCCCTTGTAACATtcctatatataaatcATTATACAAAGTTCCATTTACCATTTTGAAGACAATATCATACCTGTAGTAAACATCGCACAATTTGATTTTAATGCAAACATATGCTTTTTAACAATATCTTCCATTCCAGCGATTTCTTTATTTTGCATTACATAATTAACTCCAAAATTGGCAATGCCAAGAAATGACTCTACATCTTCTGAAAGTATAGATACCAATGTTTCCTTATTTTTAATCATACGTTTTTCATGTCCTCTATGACAGGATGGTTCTTGTCTTATCCAAACACCTATAGGCATAGGGTTTATCTTTGAGCGGTTTCTACATGGCCACTGAAAATTAACTACAGGCTGAGTATATCCACTATCTAGAAAGCTTTCTTCATCACCAAAAGGCATAGATTTGGTGCTATCATAGCCACAACCAAGGTATTctataaaatattaaatgtttACGTAGATTTTACCTAGACCTTTAACGCTTTGGACTGGGGTCTCTATGTTGAGTATTTCACATGTTTCAGCTTCATCGGCTGCACATTATTTGTCATTGGTCTCAAAATAGTTCATGTT contains:
- a CDS encoding MAC/Perforin domain family protein, with the protein product MRLSCVFLLFIVKSIVEYVGSITLKTGLKNDGVLNEQNEHPIESKPNDSPKQIVNRDTSSNKGTLNKQSGTLPKGPTNEGGDGMKKELLPSSANGIEENENLADEAETCEILNIETPVQSVKGLEYLGCGYDSTKSMPFGDEESFLDSGYTQPVVNFQWPCRNRSKINPMPIGVWIRQEPSCHRGHEKRMIKNKETLVSILSEDVESFLGIANFGVNYVMQNKEIAGMEDIVKKHMFALKSNCAMFTTGMILSSKWNVTRAFENATKEIESYPDKEKCDTQEKYLSDAECKNYCELWKKFFMNYGTHVISRITMGGKILQMDEMENTANENAESNDKKHNISVNVGVLSGSFNLNNTNEKQQKEKVKKKNGKFFIMGGDTFIPVDTPEGFRDWVDSIKENSMPINVELTPMSQFMPIGIRRHYWFALKSYSGS